The following coding sequences lie in one Mesorhizobium sp. NZP2298 genomic window:
- a CDS encoding CGNR zinc finger domain-containing protein: protein MSVSWINDLIDRYGMTYPRAITERDITERDRDRLHEIAKEFRVIFSMPQDELANFSNAVLEKTRFSPRIMNHGGSGWHIHYYDDFSFDERIRSNTAMSIMSLIIHGEAGRLKTCKAETCGNVFVDTTRNASKVYCDVKTCGNRAHVANFRAKAQNSTPF from the coding sequence GTGAGCGTCTCCTGGATCAACGATTTGATCGATCGCTACGGGATGACTTATCCGCGCGCCATCACCGAGCGCGACATCACCGAGCGCGACCGGGACAGGCTGCATGAGATCGCCAAGGAATTCCGCGTCATCTTCTCGATGCCGCAAGACGAGCTCGCCAACTTCTCCAACGCCGTGCTCGAGAAGACACGATTTTCGCCACGCATCATGAACCATGGCGGGTCTGGGTGGCACATCCACTACTACGACGATTTCTCCTTCGATGAGCGCATCCGATCCAACACCGCCATGTCGATCATGTCGCTGATCATCCATGGCGAAGCTGGACGGCTGAAGACCTGCAAGGCCGAGACCTGCGGCAACGTCTTTGTCGACACGACACGGAATGCCTCGAAGGTCTATTGCGACGTCAAGACCTGCGGCAACCGCGCCCATGTCGCCAATTTTCGTGCCAAGGCACAAAATTCGACGCCCTTCTAG
- a CDS encoding helix-turn-helix domain-containing protein gives MITASQLRAARALLNIDQKTLAEMASVSLPTIQRMEASQGNVRGVVDSLMKVINALNRAGVELLSEHVRSDDGGRGVRFRHPDIPPGKPN, from the coding sequence ATGATCACGGCTTCCCAGCTTCGTGCTGCCCGCGCCCTTCTCAACATCGACCAGAAAACCCTGGCGGAAATGGCGAGCGTCTCGCTGCCGACGATCCAACGAATGGAAGCCAGCCAAGGCAATGTGCGAGGCGTTGTCGATAGCTTGATGAAGGTGATCAACGCGCTCAACCGCGCTGGCGTCGAGCTTCTCAGCGAACATGTGCGTAGCGACGATGGCGGCCGTGGTGTCAGGTTCCGCCATCCGGACATACCGCCGGGCAAGCCAAACTAG
- a CDS encoding helix-turn-helix domain-containing protein, with protein MITAPQLRAARALLGVDQRRLAELSGLSVPTIQRMEASESIIRGNVDSLMKLIGALDLAGVELIAEGASSQIGGRGVRLKADFDPAKVLGGVDAGTKFTARSVA; from the coding sequence GTGATAACTGCTCCACAGTTGCGTGCCGCGAGGGCGCTCCTCGGCGTTGACCAGCGCAGGCTGGCCGAATTGTCCGGCCTGTCGGTGCCGACCATTCAGCGCATGGAAGCCAGCGAGTCGATTATCCGGGGCAACGTCGATTCCCTGATGAAGTTGATTGGGGCCCTTGACCTTGCGGGCGTCGAGCTAATCGCCGAGGGCGCCTCCAGCCAGATCGGTGGACGTGGCGTGCGGCTTAAAGCGGATTTCGACCCCGCCAAAGTGCTGGGCGGTGTCGATGCAGGCACCAAATTCACTGCGAGGAGCGTGGCGTGA
- a CDS encoding fused MFS/spermidine synthase — protein MIRVAKYHTDFGNIEVLRAKDSGSFIYRQGGCYQSECDPNGVSVVPYIHAIFGLLAQARVSDVLMIGCGGGSLGTMLDRAGVRVTVVDINPKAFQIARKYFGLPYGVHCCISDGRDFLRAGRHRYDAIVLDAYSGRRIPDHLCAETFFGLAQTRLKNSSGILIGNVHARHDLDIMPDRVAVKFANIWADVRLLDIRGAQDRNALVMAGKVRDLVQPVMLMPPSVGAEEIERELGLLAFRPWHVPRRTA, from the coding sequence ATGATCCGGGTTGCGAAATATCATACCGATTTCGGCAACATCGAGGTTCTGCGGGCCAAGGACTCCGGTTCGTTCATCTATCGCCAAGGTGGCTGCTATCAAAGCGAGTGCGATCCGAATGGCGTCAGCGTCGTGCCCTATATACACGCCATCTTTGGTCTCCTCGCACAGGCGCGGGTGTCCGATGTCCTGATGATCGGTTGTGGCGGTGGCAGCCTGGGCACGATGCTGGATAGGGCTGGTGTGCGTGTTACGGTCGTCGACATCAATCCAAAGGCTTTCCAGATCGCCCGGAAATACTTTGGGTTACCTTATGGGGTTCACTGCTGCATCTCCGACGGGCGGGATTTTTTGCGCGCCGGCCGTCACCGCTACGATGCTATCGTTCTGGACGCATATTCCGGGCGGCGCATCCCGGATCACCTGTGCGCCGAGACATTCTTCGGCTTAGCGCAGACGCGTCTCAAGAATTCTTCCGGTATTCTGATCGGCAACGTTCATGCCCGTCACGACCTCGACATCATGCCGGATCGCGTTGCCGTAAAGTTCGCCAATATCTGGGCGGATGTCAGACTGCTCGATATCCGCGGCGCTCAGGATCGCAACGCACTCGTCATGGCAGGCAAGGTACGGGATCTCGTCCAACCGGTGATGCTGATGCCGCCGTCGGTCGGAGCCGAGGAGATCGAACGGGAGCTTGGCCTCCTGGCGTTCAGGCCTTGGCATGTGCCACGACGAACCGCCTAG
- a CDS encoding alkylphosphonate utilization protein, translated as MKVKDSNGTPLSEGDSVTLIKDLKVKGTSVTLKRGTLIKNIHLTGNEDEVECRAEKVKNLVLRTEFLKKA; from the coding sequence ATGAAGGTCAAGGACAGCAACGGCACTCCGCTGAGCGAAGGAGATTCCGTCACGCTCATCAAGGATCTCAAGGTCAAGGGAACGTCCGTCACCCTGAAACGGGGAACGCTGATCAAGAACATCCATCTCACGGGCAACGAGGATGAGGTCGAGTGTCGGGCCGAGAAGGTCAAGAACCTGGTTCTGCGGACAGAGTTCCTGAAAAAGGCGTAG